A region of Oceanispirochaeta sp. M1 DNA encodes the following proteins:
- a CDS encoding PTS sugar transporter subunit IIA — MPLTELLNENNIIISLKSCDRDSVIREMVEYMSAASYVQNAEIVIKSILDRETMGSTGLDKGIAVPHTRTHEVSDLCVALGISSDGVDYNALDGEDSRLFFMILAPPDQSSQHIRILSEIAGISRNKEMLNSLLNAQTVEDVLNQFRQ, encoded by the coding sequence ATGCCCCTGACTGAACTTTTAAATGAAAATAATATTATAATTTCTCTTAAATCCTGTGACAGGGATTCTGTTATCAGGGAGATGGTTGAGTACATGAGTGCCGCTTCCTATGTGCAGAATGCCGAAATAGTGATTAAATCCATTCTTGACCGTGAGACAATGGGCAGTACGGGGCTGGATAAGGGAATTGCCGTTCCCCACACAAGAACCCATGAGGTTTCCGATCTCTGTGTAGCATTGGGTATCTCATCGGATGGTGTAGATTACAATGCTTTGGACGGTGAGGATTCCCGGCTTTTTTTTATGATCCTTGCTCCCCCGGATCAGAGCAGCCAGCATATAAGGATACTCTCGGAGATTGCCGGTATCTCCCGGAACAAAGAGATGCTTAACAGTCTGCTCAATGCGCAGACTGTCGAGGATGTTCTGAATCAGTTCCGTCAGTAG
- the ilvA gene encoding threonine ammonia-lyase, giving the protein MKLEIERIEKAAEVLKGITRETKLIYSPVFSTESGNEIYLKPENLQLTGAFKIRGAYFKISCLTGEEKKRGLIASSAGNHAQGVALAAQMQGVRSTIVMPKTTPLIKVEATKNFGARVILEGDCYDDAYQEARRLEKKEDLVFIHPFDDYDVMAGQGTIGLEILDDLEDVHSIIVPIGGGGLISGIAAAVKARRPDVRIIGVEPDGARAMTDSIFKNKIQTLHKVDTIADGVAVKTPGSRPFSVIKDLVDEIITVSDAELMESFLLLLERHKLIAENSGVLSLAALHKLKVRGEKIVPVISGGNIDVVTISSMIDRGLVKRGRIFCFSAEMPDEPGQLLKISEILADENANIIKLDHNQFKTLDRFKQVLLEVTVETNGHEHVRKIIKALEKGGYSIERVY; this is encoded by the coding sequence GTGAAACTGGAAATTGAACGCATAGAAAAAGCGGCTGAAGTCCTCAAAGGAATAACAAGAGAAACCAAATTAATTTACTCACCCGTATTCAGTACAGAATCGGGAAACGAGATATACCTGAAGCCTGAGAATCTTCAGCTTACGGGAGCCTTCAAAATCAGAGGCGCCTATTTTAAAATATCCTGCCTGACTGGTGAGGAGAAGAAACGGGGACTCATCGCCTCATCCGCCGGAAACCACGCTCAGGGAGTCGCACTTGCCGCTCAGATGCAGGGAGTCAGATCGACCATAGTGATGCCCAAGACGACCCCTCTGATCAAGGTAGAGGCTACAAAGAACTTCGGTGCCAGAGTGATTCTGGAGGGAGACTGCTACGACGACGCTTATCAGGAAGCCAGACGCCTCGAAAAAAAAGAAGACCTGGTCTTTATCCATCCCTTTGATGATTATGATGTCATGGCAGGACAGGGAACAATCGGTCTTGAGATTCTTGATGACCTGGAAGATGTGCACTCCATTATCGTCCCCATAGGGGGAGGCGGACTGATTTCCGGAATAGCCGCTGCGGTAAAAGCCCGCAGACCTGATGTAAGAATAATAGGTGTTGAGCCCGATGGTGCCAGGGCCATGACAGACTCAATCTTCAAAAATAAAATTCAGACCCTCCATAAGGTGGATACCATCGCTGACGGCGTTGCTGTTAAAACACCCGGCAGCAGACCTTTTTCTGTAATCAAAGATCTGGTAGATGAAATCATCACAGTTTCGGACGCTGAACTGATGGAATCATTCCTCCTTCTTCTTGAACGCCATAAACTGATTGCTGAAAATTCAGGCGTTCTCTCCCTGGCGGCCCTTCACAAACTTAAAGTCAGAGGAGAGAAAATTGTACCTGTTATAAGCGGTGGAAATATAGATGTAGTGACAATATCTTCAATGATAGACCGTGGGCTGGTAAAAAGAGGCCGTATTTTCTGCTTCTCAGCAGAAATGCCCGATGAGCCGGGACAGCTTCTCAAGATTTCTGAAATTCTGGCTGATGAGAATGCCAATATCATCAAACTGGATCACAACCAGTTCAAGACCCTGGACCGTTTTAAACAGGTACTGTTGGAAGTTACGGTTGAGACCAACGGACACGAACATGTGAGGAAAATCATCAAGGCTCTTGAAAAAGGCGGTTATTCCATAGAGAGAGTCTACTGA